The following proteins are encoded in a genomic region of Mycobacterium kiyosense:
- a CDS encoding aminotransferase translates to MLQPRKGGALSAALPEFPWDTLAEAKARAAAHPDGIVDLSVGTPVDPVAPLIRDALAAASSAPGYPATAGTPQLRQSAVAALARRYGVIGLAESAVLPVIGSKELIAWLPTLLGLDAAATVVVPELAYPTYEVGARLAGAQIVRADSLTQLGPQVPALVYLNSPSNPTGRVLGVDHLRKVVGWARERGVLVASDECYLGLAWDSDHRPAPLSVLHPAVCDGDHTGLLAIHSLSKTSSLAGYRAGFVAGDQQVITELLAVRKHAGMIVPTPVQAAMVAALDDDDHERQQRERYAQRRAVLLPALRTAGFTVDHSEAGLYLWASRAQDCHQTVAWLADRGILVAPGDFYGPTGARHVRVALTATDERVAAAVERLQS, encoded by the coding sequence GTGCTGCAGCCCCGGAAGGGCGGCGCCTTGTCGGCCGCCCTACCCGAGTTCCCGTGGGACACCCTGGCCGAGGCAAAGGCCAGGGCAGCAGCGCATCCGGACGGGATCGTCGACCTGTCCGTCGGGACCCCGGTGGACCCGGTCGCGCCGCTGATTCGGGATGCACTGGCTGCGGCGAGTTCGGCGCCGGGTTATCCCGCCACCGCCGGCACACCGCAGCTGCGGCAGTCCGCGGTGGCGGCGCTGGCCCGTCGCTACGGGGTGATCGGGCTCGCCGAGTCCGCGGTGCTACCGGTGATCGGCAGCAAGGAACTCATCGCGTGGTTGCCGACCTTGCTGGGATTGGATGCTGCGGCGACTGTGGTGGTACCCGAGCTGGCTTATCCGACGTACGAGGTGGGTGCCCGGCTGGCCGGGGCGCAGATCGTGCGCGCGGATTCGCTGACCCAGCTGGGCCCGCAGGTCCCGGCGCTGGTGTACCTGAACTCGCCGAGCAATCCCACCGGCCGGGTGCTGGGCGTCGACCATCTGCGCAAGGTGGTCGGGTGGGCGCGCGAGCGTGGGGTGCTGGTCGCTTCCGACGAGTGCTACCTCGGTTTGGCCTGGGACTCCGACCACCGACCGGCGCCGCTTTCGGTGCTGCATCCCGCGGTCTGCGACGGCGACCACACCGGGCTGCTGGCGATCCATTCGCTGTCCAAGACGTCGTCGCTGGCCGGTTACCGGGCCGGCTTCGTGGCCGGCGACCAGCAGGTGATCACCGAGTTGCTGGCGGTACGTAAGCATGCCGGGATGATCGTCCCGACGCCGGTGCAGGCCGCGATGGTGGCCGCGCTCGACGACGACGACCACGAGCGCCAGCAGCGGGAAAGGTATGCGCAGCGCCGCGCCGTGTTGCTGCCGGCGTTGCGCACGGCGGGATTTACCGTCGACCACTCCGAGGCCGGCCTGTATCTGTGGGCCAGCCGTGCCCAAGACTGCCACCAGACGGTCGCTTGGCTGGCCGACCGCGGCATCCTGGTGGCCCCCGGCGACTTCTACGGTCCCACCGGCGCGCGGCACGTGCGGGTTGCGCTGACCGCCACCGACGAGCGCGTCGCCGCGGCGGTCGAGCGCCTGCAGAGCTAG
- a CDS encoding ferredoxin, whose translation MTYVIAQPCTDIKDKACIEECPVDCIYEGARMLYIHPDECVDCGACEPVCPVEAIYYEDDVPEQWGQYTQINADFFVELGSPGGAAKVGQTDNDPQAVKDLPPQGEDD comes from the coding sequence GTGACCTACGTGATTGCCCAGCCCTGCACCGACATCAAGGACAAGGCGTGCATCGAGGAGTGCCCGGTCGACTGCATCTATGAGGGTGCCCGGATGCTGTACATCCACCCCGACGAGTGCGTCGACTGCGGCGCCTGCGAACCGGTGTGCCCGGTCGAGGCGATCTACTACGAAGACGATGTGCCTGAGCAGTGGGGCCAGTACACCCAGATCAACGCCGACTTCTTCGTGGAACTGGGTTCTCCCGGTGGCGCGGCCAAGGTGGGCCAGACCGACAACGACCCGCAAGCGGTCAAGGATCTGCCCCCGCAGGGCGAGGACGACTAG
- the fadH gene encoding NADPH-dependent 2,4-dienoyl-CoA reductase — protein MSYPNLLSPLNLGFITLRNRVVMGSMHTGLEDRAHHIDRLAAYFAERARGGVGLIITGGYAPNRTGWLLPFAADLTSAAQARRHRRVTSAVHDEGGKILLQILHAGRYAYHPLSVSASSIKAPINPFRPRALTSRGVESTIADFVRCALLAREAGYDGVEIMGSEGYLVNQFLAPRTNKRTDSWGGSPANRRRFPVEIVRRTRAAVGSDFVLCYRMSMADYVEDGQSWDEIVALATEVQAAGATIINSGFGWHEARVPTIVTSVPNSAFVGISSALAEHVDIPVVASNRINMPQAAEQILADSHVRLVSMARPLLADPEWVLKAQSERADEINTCIACNQACLDHAFARKTVSCLLNPRAGHETKLVLAPARRACTVAVVGAGPAGLAAAVSAAQRGHRVTLFEANEFVGGQFDLARRIPGKEEFSETVRYFSTMLAKLGVEVRLGTRAGADDLAGYDHVVLATGVAPRLPAIPGIDHPKVLTYAEAITGAKPVGKTVAVIGAGGIGFDVCELLVTDESPTLNLKEWKAEWGVVDPQEARGALSTPRPAPAARQVYLLQRTKGRQGRRLGKTTGWVHRASLQAKGVHQLSGVNYERIDDDGLHISFGPDRQRPQLLAVDSVVVCAGQESVRDLADDLRRAGVDPHIIGGAAVAAELDAKRAIKQGTELAAKL, from the coding sequence ATGTCCTACCCAAATCTGTTGTCCCCGTTGAATCTTGGCTTCATCACTCTGCGCAACCGGGTGGTGATGGGGTCGATGCACACCGGCCTGGAAGACCGCGCGCACCACATCGATCGGCTGGCCGCGTACTTCGCCGAACGCGCGCGCGGCGGCGTGGGGCTCATCATCACCGGCGGCTACGCCCCCAACCGCACCGGCTGGCTGCTCCCGTTTGCCGCCGACCTGACCTCCGCGGCCCAGGCCCGTCGGCACAGACGTGTCACCAGCGCGGTGCACGACGAGGGCGGCAAGATCCTGTTACAGATCCTGCACGCCGGACGCTATGCCTACCATCCACTTTCGGTGAGCGCCTCGTCAATCAAGGCTCCCATCAACCCGTTTCGGCCCCGAGCCCTGACCAGCCGCGGGGTCGAGTCGACCATCGCCGATTTCGTGCGCTGCGCGCTGTTGGCCCGCGAAGCGGGCTACGACGGTGTCGAAATCATGGGCAGCGAAGGCTATCTGGTCAACCAGTTCCTGGCCCCCCGCACCAACAAGCGCACCGATTCGTGGGGCGGCTCGCCGGCCAACCGCCGGCGCTTCCCGGTCGAGATCGTGCGTCGCACCCGGGCAGCAGTGGGGTCCGATTTCGTCCTCTGTTACCGGATGTCGATGGCCGACTACGTCGAAGACGGCCAGAGCTGGGACGAAATCGTCGCGTTGGCAACCGAAGTACAGGCCGCCGGGGCAACCATCATCAACTCCGGGTTCGGCTGGCACGAGGCACGGGTGCCCACGATCGTCACCTCGGTGCCCAACAGCGCGTTCGTCGGCATCAGCAGCGCCCTGGCCGAACACGTCGACATCCCCGTAGTGGCGTCTAACCGAATCAACATGCCGCAGGCCGCCGAACAGATCCTGGCCGACAGTCACGTCCGGCTGGTCTCGATGGCCCGGCCGTTGTTGGCCGATCCCGAATGGGTGCTCAAGGCGCAATCCGAACGGGCCGACGAGATCAACACCTGCATCGCCTGCAACCAAGCCTGCCTGGACCACGCGTTCGCCAGGAAAACGGTGTCGTGCCTGCTCAATCCCAGAGCCGGGCACGAGACGAAGTTGGTGCTCGCACCGGCCCGGCGCGCGTGCACGGTGGCCGTGGTGGGCGCCGGCCCGGCCGGACTGGCCGCGGCGGTCAGCGCCGCCCAGCGTGGGCACCGGGTCACCCTGTTCGAGGCCAACGAGTTCGTCGGGGGCCAGTTCGACCTGGCGCGGCGCATTCCGGGCAAAGAGGAATTCAGCGAGACGGTCCGGTACTTCTCGACGATGCTGGCCAAGCTCGGCGTCGAGGTCCGGCTGGGCACCCGGGCGGGTGCGGACGATCTGGCCGGTTACGACCACGTGGTGCTCGCCACCGGCGTCGCCCCGCGCCTGCCGGCCATCCCCGGCATCGACCATCCCAAGGTGCTGACCTACGCCGAGGCGATCACCGGCGCCAAGCCGGTCGGCAAGACGGTGGCCGTCATTGGCGCCGGCGGCATCGGCTTCGACGTATGCGAACTGCTGGTCACCGACGAGTCGCCGACGCTGAACCTCAAGGAGTGGAAGGCGGAGTGGGGGGTGGTCGATCCGCAGGAGGCTCGGGGCGCGCTGAGCACGCCCCGGCCCGCCCCGGCGGCCCGGCAGGTGTACCTGCTGCAGCGGACCAAGGGTCGGCAGGGCAGGCGGCTCGGCAAGACCACCGGCTGGGTGCACCGGGCGTCGTTGCAGGCCAAAGGCGTGCACCAGCTGTCCGGGGTCAATTACGAGCGGATCGACGACGACGGCCTGCACATCAGCTTCGGACCGGACCGGCAACGGCCGCAGCTGCTGGCGGTGGATTCGGTGGTGGTGTGCGCCGGCCAGGAGTCGGTGCGCGACCTGGCCGACGACCTACGCCGTGCGGGCGTGGATCCGCACATTATCGGCGGGGCGGCGGTGGCCGCCGAATTGGATGCCAAGCGTGCGATCAAGCAGGGCACCGAACTCGCCGCCAAGCTCTGA
- the TB8.4 gene encoding hypothetical protein gives MRLSVIGMGVAAGAAAVSLGFGAGIASADPLDAAINTTCNYGQVMAALNATDPSAAAKISTNPVAVAKLNQFLSSGPDGRRAIAAQLSAIPGAQQYVNDLVVVADTCNNY, from the coding sequence ATGAGGTTGTCTGTAATTGGAATGGGTGTCGCCGCTGGTGCTGCGGCGGTCTCGCTGGGCTTCGGCGCCGGGATCGCGTCCGCTGACCCACTGGACGCGGCGATCAACACGACGTGTAACTACGGGCAGGTAATGGCCGCACTGAACGCGACGGACCCGAGTGCGGCGGCGAAGATCTCCACCAATCCGGTCGCAGTGGCCAAGCTCAATCAGTTCCTGAGTTCGGGTCCGGACGGCCGCCGGGCGATCGCCGCGCAACTGTCTGCGATACCGGGTGCGCAGCAATACGTCAACGACCTCGTCGTGGTCGCTGACACCTGCAACAACTACTGA